One stretch of Sphingomonas rosea DNA includes these proteins:
- the egtB gene encoding ergothioneine biosynthesis protein EgtB — MNLATSLRQTPLAERLREVRSLTAALAGPLSDADATVQPMPDASPAKWHLAHTSWFFETFVLAEHVPGYRPHDERWPFLFNSYYEGAGDRLARDRRGMLSRPRLDEIMAYRAHVDEALDRAMPGFDAEALTLIELGINHEQQHQELFLTDILATFAANPLLPAYAEAAPAKPGAASTPGWTEGRRGEAQMGADGDEFTFDCERPRHSVWLQPHAIADRFVTNAEWAEFIADGGYRTAGLWLSEGWEWVKREGITAPLYWHEDGRSFTLAGLRERDPQAPVAHVSFFEADAFARWAGARLPTEAEWEDHARITDPAAGHQLDRAGAVMPAAGGALFGDVWCWTGTAYLAHPGFRQPPGTVGEYNGKFMSGQMILKGASCATPRGHSRATYRNFFPPAARWQFTGVRLARDL; from the coding sequence GTGAACCTCGCGACTTCCTTGCGCCAGACCCCGCTCGCCGAGCGACTGCGGGAGGTTCGTAGCCTCACCGCCGCGCTCGCCGGTCCGCTCAGCGACGCCGATGCGACCGTGCAGCCGATGCCCGACGCCTCGCCTGCCAAATGGCACCTCGCGCACACCAGCTGGTTCTTCGAAACCTTCGTGCTCGCCGAACATGTGCCGGGCTACCGTCCCCACGACGAGCGCTGGCCGTTCCTCTTCAACAGCTATTACGAGGGCGCCGGCGACCGGCTCGCGCGCGACCGCCGCGGCATGCTCTCGCGCCCCCGGCTCGACGAGATCATGGCCTATCGCGCCCATGTCGACGAAGCGCTCGACCGCGCCATGCCGGGTTTCGACGCCGAGGCCCTGACCCTGATCGAGCTCGGCATCAACCACGAGCAGCAGCACCAGGAACTGTTCCTCACCGACATCCTCGCGACCTTTGCCGCCAATCCGCTTCTGCCGGCCTATGCCGAAGCCGCCCCGGCTAAGCCTGGCGCCGCGTCCACGCCCGGCTGGACCGAGGGCCGCCGCGGCGAAGCGCAGATGGGGGCGGACGGCGACGAGTTCACCTTCGATTGCGAGCGGCCGCGCCACTCCGTCTGGCTCCAGCCGCACGCCATCGCCGACCGCTTCGTCACCAATGCCGAATGGGCCGAATTCATCGCCGATGGCGGCTACCGGACCGCAGGCCTGTGGCTCAGCGAAGGCTGGGAATGGGTGAAGCGCGAGGGCATCACCGCGCCGCTCTACTGGCACGAAGACGGCCGCTCCTTCACGCTCGCGGGCCTGCGGGAGCGTGATCCCCAGGCGCCCGTCGCGCACGTCTCCTTCTTCGAGGCCGATGCCTTCGCCCGCTGGGCCGGTGCGCGGCTCCCGACCGAGGCCGAGTGGGAAGACCATGCGCGCATCACCGATCCCGCCGCGGGGCACCAGCTCGACCGGGCCGGAGCGGTCATGCCGGCGGCCGGCGGCGCGCTGTTCGGCGATGTCTGGTGCTGGACCGGCACGGCCTATCTCGCCCATCCCGGCTTCCGCCAGCCGCCCGGGACCGTCGGCGAATATAACGGCAAGTTCATGAGCGGGCAGATGATCCTCAAGGGGGCAAGCTGCGCCACCCCGCGTGGTCATTCGCGCGCCACCTACCGCAATTTCTTCCCGCCGGCCGCGCGCTGGCAATTCACTGGAGTCCGTCTTGCTCGCGACCTCTGA
- a CDS encoding flavodoxin family protein has protein sequence MTLKAIAINATLKPSGKEPSSTDKMIDLVADGLRKHGVEWAGTIRLADHVIKPGVSSDEGDGDEWPALRKRILEADILVFGSPIWLGQLSSLGKMVLERMDAFLSETDDQGRMPSSGKVAVAAIVGNEDGAHRVTADLFQGLNDVGWTIPAAGATYWVGEAMNKKDFKDLPQVPDEVAAATETLARNAAHLAGLLAAKTYPGTGKDQ, from the coding sequence GTGACCCTCAAGGCCATCGCCATCAATGCCACCTTGAAGCCGAGCGGCAAGGAACCCTCGTCCACCGACAAGATGATCGACCTCGTCGCCGATGGCCTCCGGAAGCACGGCGTCGAATGGGCGGGCACGATTCGTCTCGCCGACCATGTGATCAAGCCGGGGGTCTCTTCGGACGAAGGCGACGGCGACGAATGGCCCGCGCTCCGCAAGCGCATCCTCGAGGCCGACATCCTCGTCTTCGGCTCCCCCATCTGGCTCGGCCAGCTGTCGAGCCTCGGCAAGATGGTTCTCGAGCGGATGGACGCCTTCCTGTCCGAAACCGACGACCAGGGCCGGATGCCGAGCAGCGGCAAGGTCGCGGTCGCGGCGATCGTCGGCAACGAGGATGGCGCGCACCGGGTCACCGCCGACCTCTTCCAGGGTCTGAACGACGTGGGCTGGACGATCCCCGCCGCCGGTGCGACCTATTGGGTGGGAGAGGCGATGAACAAGAAGGACTTCAAGGACCTGCCCCAAGTCCCCGACGAGGTCGCCGCCGCGACCGAGACGCTGGCGCGCAACGCCGCACACCTCGCCGGCCTGCTCGCCGCCAAGACCTATCCCGGGACGGGCAAGGACCAGTGA